In the Helianthus annuus cultivar XRQ/B chromosome 11, HanXRQr2.0-SUNRISE, whole genome shotgun sequence genome, one interval contains:
- the LOC110891646 gene encoding S-norcoclaurine synthase 2, translating into MFGTLSEEAEVKVPASKAWALYGTLEIAKHVIGNALEAVDVIEGDGGPGTILKLTFKPGLGFPYYYEKFTKVDNENMIKEAEVVEGGFLDVGFTLYRIRFEIKENPNDDMGSSCLQKLTIEYDVKEEFAANASFVTNEPLLGILKVANEYLLKSN; encoded by the exons ATGTTCGGAACGTTATCGGAAGAGGCAGAAGTGAAGGTGCCCGCAAGCAAAGCTTGGGCTCTCTACGGCACTCTTGAGATAGCAAAGCACGTCATCGGGAATGCCCTTGAAGCGGTCGATGTGATTGAAGGCGATGGCGGGCCCGGTACCATTCTCAAGCTCACCTTTAAGCCCG GGTTAGGTTTCCCGTATTATTATGAGAAGTTTACAAAGGTTGATAACGAGAACATGATCAAAGAAGCTGAAGTAGTGGAAGGGGGGTTTCTTGATGTTGGATTTACCTTATATAGGATAAGGTTCGAGATCAAAGAGAATCCAAATGATGATATGGGCTCATCTTGTCTTCAGAAACTAACAATCGAGTATGATGTTAAGGAAGAGTTTGCGGCCAATGCTTCTTTTGTCACCAATGAGCCTCTCCTCGGGATTTTAAAAGTTGCAAACGAGTATCTTTTGAAATCTAATTAA